A part of Tardiphaga sp. vice304 genomic DNA contains:
- a CDS encoding 3-hydroxyacyl-CoA dehydrogenase NAD-binding domain-containing protein, whose product MNDVVKLERHDVVAIVTVDSPPVNALSAAVRRGIFESIKAAAADPEVQAIVLTCAGRTFIAGADITEFGKPPQSPMLNDVIAEIENCGKPVIAAIHGTALGGGLEITLGCHFRVATKEAKLGLPEVKLGLLPGAGGTQRLPRAVGPELGVKMIVTGEPIGAAEALKNGLIEEIVEGPASGAEAFARKVIAEKRPLRVLRNDDSKLAAAKADRSIFTNAAAAANKKNRGMNAPLACAEAVSWTLDLPFDEALKKEREMFLKLVADDQSKAQRYAFFSEREAAKVQNIPEGVKPRPVERVAIIGAGTMGGGIAMSFANAGIPVTLIETGEEQLKRGMGIMQKNYEATAARGGIPADAPAKRMGLINGVVGLENVKDADLIIEAVFETMAIKKEVFTALDAYAKPGAVLASNTSYLNIDEIAQVTKRPQDVLGMHFFSPANVMKLCEIVRADKTAPDALLTAVAVARKIAKVPAVVGVADGFVGNRMLAARSKQSEKLLFEGALPQQVDAVVTKFGMPMGPFAMGDLAGLDIGWRSRKDRGITSPIADALCEAGRFGQKAGKGYYKYEAGSRAPVPDPEVEKLIDDTCKSLGLTRRIVSDEEILERMMYPMINEGARILEEKVASRPSDIDVIWLYGYGWPIYRGGPMFYADSVGLKHIAERLSFYAKQTNDPSLEPSALLKRLADEGKTFASLAKG is encoded by the coding sequence GTGAACGATGTCGTCAAGCTCGAACGTCATGATGTGGTTGCGATCGTCACGGTCGACTCGCCGCCGGTGAACGCCCTCAGTGCGGCGGTTCGCCGCGGAATTTTTGAATCGATCAAAGCGGCGGCGGCCGATCCGGAAGTGCAGGCGATCGTGCTGACTTGCGCCGGCCGCACCTTCATCGCGGGTGCCGATATCACCGAATTCGGCAAGCCGCCGCAGTCGCCGATGCTCAACGACGTGATTGCGGAAATCGAGAATTGTGGAAAACCCGTGATCGCCGCGATCCACGGCACGGCACTGGGCGGCGGTCTCGAGATCACGCTCGGTTGTCACTTCCGTGTCGCCACCAAGGAAGCCAAACTCGGCTTGCCGGAAGTCAAGCTGGGTCTGTTGCCCGGCGCCGGCGGCACGCAGCGCCTGCCGCGCGCGGTCGGTCCGGAACTCGGCGTCAAGATGATCGTGACCGGCGAGCCGATTGGTGCCGCTGAAGCATTGAAGAATGGCCTGATCGAAGAGATCGTCGAAGGCCCGGCCTCGGGTGCCGAAGCCTTCGCGCGAAAAGTGATTGCCGAGAAGCGTCCGCTGCGCGTGCTGCGTAACGACGATTCAAAGCTCGCCGCGGCTAAAGCCGATCGCTCGATCTTCACCAACGCGGCGGCGGCAGCCAACAAGAAGAACCGCGGCATGAACGCGCCTTTGGCCTGCGCCGAAGCGGTGAGCTGGACGCTGGATCTGCCGTTCGACGAGGCGCTGAAGAAGGAGCGCGAGATGTTCCTCAAGCTGGTCGCGGACGACCAGTCGAAGGCGCAGCGCTACGCATTTTTCTCCGAGCGCGAAGCCGCCAAGGTCCAGAACATTCCGGAAGGCGTCAAGCCGCGTCCGGTCGAGCGCGTCGCCATCATCGGCGCCGGCACGATGGGCGGCGGCATTGCGATGTCGTTTGCCAATGCCGGCATTCCGGTCACGCTGATCGAGACCGGCGAAGAGCAGTTGAAGCGCGGCATGGGCATCATGCAGAAGAACTATGAAGCCACCGCTGCGCGCGGCGGCATTCCCGCCGACGCCCCGGCCAAACGCATGGGCCTGATCAATGGCGTGGTCGGCCTTGAGAACGTCAAGGACGCCGACCTCATCATCGAGGCGGTGTTCGAAACCATGGCGATCAAGAAGGAAGTGTTCACCGCGCTCGACGCCTACGCCAAGCCGGGTGCCGTGCTGGCCAGCAACACCTCCTATCTCAACATCGACGAGATCGCGCAGGTGACCAAGCGTCCGCAGGACGTGCTCGGCATGCACTTCTTCTCGCCGGCCAACGTGATGAAGCTCTGCGAGATCGTCCGCGCCGACAAGACCGCGCCGGACGCGCTTCTGACCGCCGTGGCGGTTGCCCGCAAGATCGCCAAGGTGCCGGCCGTGGTCGGCGTCGCCGATGGTTTCGTCGGCAACCGCATGCTGGCGGCCCGCTCCAAACAGTCCGAGAAGCTTTTGTTCGAGGGCGCTCTGCCGCAGCAGGTCGATGCCGTCGTCACCAAGTTCGGCATGCCGATGGGTCCGTTCGCGATGGGCGATCTCGCCGGTCTCGATATCGGCTGGCGCTCGCGCAAGGACCGCGGCATCACCTCGCCGATCGCAGACGCTTTGTGCGAGGCTGGCCGCTTCGGCCAGAAGGCCGGCAAGGGATACTACAAATACGAGGCCGGCTCGCGTGCGCCGGTTCCGGATCCGGAAGTCGAGAAGCTGATCGACGACACCTGCAAGAGCCTCGGTCTCACCCGCCGCATCGTCAGCGACGAGGAGATCCTCGAGCGCATGATGTATCCGATGATCAATGAAGGCGCCCGCATCCTGGAAGAGAAGGTCGCCTCGCGGCCCTCCGACATCGACGTGATCTGGCTGTACGGCTACGGCTGGCCGATCTACCGCGGCGGCCCGATGTTCTATGCCGACAGCGTTGGCCTCAAGCACATCGCCGAGCGGCTGTCGTTCTACGCCAAGCAGACCAACGATCCGTCGCTGGAGCCATCGGCGCTGCTCAAGCGTCTCGCCGACGAAGGCAAGACGTTCGCATCATTGGCGAAGGGCTGA
- a CDS encoding ABC transporter ATP-binding protein: protein MMQALAQQNATTSVAPLLAVHDVSVVFGGIIALNGVSFDMQKGHILGLIGPNGAGKTTLFNCLSRLYQPSKGDILLEGESILKRPPHKISEIGIGRTFQNVALFPNLSVRDNVRIGTHARTNSDIVSDSLTLPWVRRGEADINRRVNEILGYLDLHDVADTVTAGLPFGTQKRVELARALAAEPKILLLDEPAGGLNHEEVHILGDLIRQIRNDRGVTVLLVEHHMGLVMSIADHVVALNFGKKLAEGTPHQVQNDPDVIKAYLGSKD, encoded by the coding sequence ATGATGCAGGCACTCGCTCAGCAGAACGCAACCACCTCGGTTGCGCCGCTGCTTGCCGTTCACGACGTCAGTGTCGTGTTCGGCGGCATCATCGCGTTGAACGGCGTCTCGTTCGATATGCAGAAGGGTCATATCCTCGGCCTGATCGGGCCGAACGGCGCCGGCAAGACCACGCTGTTCAATTGTCTCAGCCGCCTTTATCAGCCGAGCAAGGGCGACATCCTGCTCGAAGGCGAGAGCATTCTGAAACGCCCGCCGCACAAGATCTCCGAAATCGGGATCGGCCGCACGTTCCAGAACGTCGCTTTGTTTCCAAATCTTTCCGTGCGCGACAACGTCCGCATCGGCACGCATGCCCGCACCAACAGCGACATCGTCAGCGATTCGCTGACGCTGCCATGGGTGCGCCGTGGCGAAGCCGACATCAACCGCCGGGTGAACGAGATTCTCGGCTATCTCGATCTGCACGACGTCGCGGACACCGTTACGGCCGGCCTGCCGTTCGGCACCCAGAAGCGCGTCGAACTGGCGCGCGCGCTGGCCGCCGAGCCGAAGATCCTGCTGCTCGACGAGCCCGCCGGCGGCCTCAATCACGAGGAAGTCCACATTCTCGGCGACCTGATCCGCCAGATCCGCAACGACCGCGGCGTCACCGTTCTGCTGGTCGAGCATCACATGGGCTTGGTGATGTCGATCGCCGATCATGTGGTGGCGCTGAACTTCGGCAAGAAGCTGGCGGAAGGCACGCCGCATCAAGTCCAGAACGACCCGGACGTCATCAAGGCCTATCTGGGGAGCAAGGACTAA
- a CDS encoding branched-chain amino acid ABC transporter permease, whose product MSAVQEASTAPVIDAVPKKALSLGPMASIVVLALLIATPLFVKNFFIFQMTMWLIYAIAVLALNILTGASGQFSLGQSAFYAIGAYTSAILIEHGNVNYILTLPVAGLVCFIAGFLFGLPALRLSGIYLALATFALAVAMPQLLKLGVFEHWTGGVQGLVVTKPEAPEIFATLGLKVSQDMWLYYFTLVVSIMIYVFSVNLLKSRSGRAMMAIRDNEIAASAMGVDVSLYKTLAFGVSAGITGVAGGLGGIAVQFVAPDGYTIQLAVALFLGMVVGGVGWLPGSLAGAAFIVFVPNIAEHISKGLSGAVFGVILIMIIFLVPHGARQIAYGAQSLIGKLRKN is encoded by the coding sequence ATGAGCGCCGTTCAAGAAGCATCCACCGCTCCCGTCATCGACGCGGTTCCAAAGAAAGCCCTGTCGCTCGGCCCGATGGCGTCGATAGTGGTCCTGGCGCTGCTGATCGCTACGCCGCTGTTCGTGAAGAACTTCTTCATCTTCCAGATGACGATGTGGCTGATCTACGCGATCGCGGTGCTGGCACTCAACATCCTCACCGGTGCCAGCGGGCAGTTTTCGCTGGGCCAGAGCGCGTTCTATGCGATCGGTGCCTATACGTCGGCGATTCTGATCGAACACGGCAACGTCAACTACATCCTGACGCTGCCGGTAGCCGGTCTTGTCTGCTTCATCGCCGGCTTCCTGTTCGGCCTGCCCGCGCTCCGATTGAGCGGCATCTATCTGGCGCTGGCGACCTTCGCGCTGGCGGTGGCGATGCCGCAGCTGCTCAAGCTCGGCGTGTTCGAACACTGGACCGGCGGCGTGCAGGGCCTGGTCGTGACCAAACCGGAAGCGCCCGAGATCTTCGCAACGCTGGGGCTGAAAGTCTCGCAGGACATGTGGCTGTACTACTTCACGCTGGTCGTCTCGATCATGATCTACGTGTTCTCGGTCAACCTGCTGAAGTCCCGCTCCGGCCGCGCGATGATGGCAATCCGCGACAACGAGATCGCGGCTTCCGCGATGGGCGTCGATGTCTCGCTGTACAAGACGTTGGCGTTCGGCGTCTCGGCCGGCATCACCGGCGTGGCCGGCGGCCTCGGCGGCATCGCCGTGCAGTTCGTGGCACCGGACGGCTACACCATCCAGCTCGCGGTCGCCCTGTTCCTCGGCATGGTGGTCGGCGGCGTCGGCTGGTTGCCCGGTTCGCTCGCCGGTGCTGCCTTCATCGTGTTCGTGCCGAATATCGCCGAGCACATCTCGAAGGGTCTGTCCGGCGCCGTGTTCGGCGTCATCCTGATCATGATCATCTTCCTGGTGCCGCACGGCGCCCGGCAAATCGCCTATGGGGCCCAGAGCCTGATCGGCAAACTGCGTAAAAACTGA
- a CDS encoding ABC transporter ATP-binding protein, whose protein sequence is MTAMLNVKDLRAYYGQVQALHGLEFDLKEGSMTTLLGANGAGKTTTLRAICNMIRSTGTIEFEGAKLDNRSTENIVRLGIAHVPQGRGTFTNMTVEENLQLGAITRKDTKAISSDIERMYDHFPKLRERHAQQAGTLSGGEQQMLAVARALMLRPRLMLLDEPSFGLAPLIVRDMFKILGKINREDKVTILVVEQNAQLALELADKAYVIETGRIVMSGTADEIANNEDVRKSYLGY, encoded by the coding sequence ATGACCGCGATGCTCAATGTGAAGGACCTGCGCGCTTATTACGGCCAGGTCCAGGCGCTGCACGGCCTCGAGTTCGATCTCAAGGAAGGCAGCATGACCACGCTGCTCGGCGCCAACGGCGCCGGCAAGACCACGACGCTGCGGGCGATCTGCAACATGATCCGCTCCACCGGCACGATCGAATTCGAAGGCGCCAAGCTCGACAACCGCTCGACCGAAAACATCGTGCGACTCGGCATAGCGCATGTGCCGCAGGGCCGCGGCACCTTCACCAACATGACGGTGGAAGAGAATCTGCAGCTCGGGGCCATCACCCGCAAGGACACCAAGGCGATCTCGTCCGACATCGAGCGGATGTACGATCATTTTCCGAAGCTGAGGGAACGCCACGCCCAGCAGGCCGGCACGCTGTCCGGCGGCGAGCAGCAGATGCTGGCCGTGGCGCGCGCGCTTATGCTGCGACCGCGCCTGATGCTGCTGGACGAGCCGTCATTCGGCCTGGCTCCCCTGATCGTGCGCGACATGTTCAAGATTCTCGGCAAGATCAACCGCGAGGACAAGGTCACCATCCTGGTCGTCGAGCAGAACGCGCAGCTCGCGCTGGAACTCGCCGACAAGGCCTATGTGATCGAAACGGGACGCATCGTGATGTCCGGCACCGCCGACGAGATCGCGAACAACGAAGACGTCCGTAAATCCTATCTGGGATACTGA
- a CDS encoding acetyl-CoA C-acyltransferase: MTEAVIVSTARTPIGKAYRGGLNATEGATLLGHAIEHAVKRAGLDPREIEDVVMGAALQQGSTGGNIARKALLRAGLPISVGGTTIDRQCASGLQAIALAARSVIFDGVEIAVGGGGESISLVQNDHANKFHTVDPELMKIKSDVYMPMLDTAENVAKRYNISRERQDEYSLESQRRTAAAQQGGKFNDEIAAITTKMGVADKATGEVTFKDITIHKDEGPRPETTAEGLAGLKAVRGDGYTITAGNASQLSDGASATVIMSDKTAAAKGLTPLGIFRGFVSAGCEPDEMGIGPIYAVPRLLKRHGLKVEDIDLWELNEAFAVQVLYCRDKLGIDPEKLNVNGGAISVGHPYGMSGARLTGHALIEGRRRKAKYAVVTMCVGGGMGSAGLFEIIH, translated from the coding sequence ATGACTGAAGCCGTAATCGTTTCCACCGCCCGCACCCCGATCGGCAAGGCCTATCGCGGCGGCCTCAACGCCACCGAAGGCGCGACCTTGCTCGGCCACGCCATCGAGCACGCCGTCAAGCGCGCCGGGCTGGATCCCCGCGAGATCGAGGACGTGGTGATGGGCGCTGCGTTGCAGCAGGGCTCGACCGGCGGCAACATCGCCCGCAAGGCGCTGCTCCGCGCTGGCCTGCCCATCAGCGTCGGCGGCACCACCATCGACCGGCAGTGCGCTTCGGGCCTGCAGGCGATCGCGCTGGCGGCACGCTCGGTGATCTTCGACGGTGTCGAGATCGCGGTCGGCGGCGGCGGCGAGTCGATCTCGCTGGTGCAGAACGACCACGCCAACAAGTTCCACACCGTCGATCCCGAACTGATGAAGATCAAGTCGGACGTCTACATGCCGATGCTCGACACCGCCGAGAACGTGGCGAAGCGCTACAACATCTCGCGCGAGCGCCAGGACGAGTACTCGCTGGAGAGCCAGCGCCGTACCGCGGCGGCTCAGCAGGGCGGCAAGTTCAACGACGAGATCGCCGCCATCACGACGAAGATGGGCGTCGCCGACAAGGCGACCGGTGAAGTCACGTTCAAGGACATCACGATCCACAAGGACGAAGGCCCGCGCCCCGAGACCACCGCCGAAGGCCTCGCCGGCCTGAAGGCCGTGCGCGGCGACGGCTACACCATCACCGCCGGCAACGCCTCGCAGCTGTCCGATGGCGCTTCCGCCACCGTGATCATGAGCGACAAGACTGCGGCTGCGAAGGGTCTCACCCCGCTCGGCATCTTCCGCGGCTTCGTCTCGGCCGGCTGCGAGCCGGACGAGATGGGCATCGGCCCGATCTACGCCGTGCCGCGGCTGTTGAAGCGTCATGGCCTCAAGGTCGAGGACATCGACCTCTGGGAGTTGAATGAAGCTTTCGCGGTGCAGGTGCTGTATTGCCGCGACAAGCTCGGCATCGATCCGGAGAAGCTCAACGTCAATGGCGGCGCGATCTCGGTCGGCCATCCCTATGGCATGTCGGGCGCCCGCCTGACCGGCCACGCGCTAATCGAAGGCCGCCGCCGCAAGGCGAAATACGCGGTCGTCACCATGTGCGTCGGCGGCGGCATGGGCTCTGCCGGCCTGTTCGAGATCATCCACTAA
- a CDS encoding IclR family transcriptional regulator encodes MKRPAKNVATDRSFVVALARGLEVLRAFRPNDGLLGNQEIAARTNLPKPTISRLTYTLTKLGYLTPVPRFEKYQLAPAAMALGYAALANLGVKHLSESFRDELMRQTGGAVAVGARDRLSMIYFGQSRSSLTVGVQLDVGSRIPIATTAMGRAYFWALPPEERAQLLREFREHYGSRWSKMRDGLERSGEMVARYGFVISAGEWQDDVHAVGVALKLNDGTGPYAFNCGAPAFRFTEERLRTDIGPRLLAMVRNIEAALGGTSAPPASKIASKKIKPGGKVARVVDGIR; translated from the coding sequence ATGAAACGTCCAGCCAAGAATGTGGCGACAGATCGCAGTTTCGTCGTCGCGCTTGCGCGCGGCCTCGAAGTATTGCGTGCCTTTCGTCCCAATGACGGGCTGCTCGGCAATCAGGAGATTGCCGCCCGCACCAATCTGCCGAAGCCTACCATTTCGCGGCTGACCTATACGCTGACCAAACTCGGCTACCTTACACCGGTGCCGCGGTTCGAGAAGTATCAACTCGCGCCGGCAGCTATGGCCCTGGGGTATGCTGCACTTGCGAACCTTGGCGTTAAGCATCTTTCCGAAAGCTTTCGCGACGAGCTGATGCGGCAGACCGGCGGCGCGGTGGCCGTCGGCGCGCGCGACCGATTGAGCATGATCTATTTCGGGCAGAGCCGCTCCAGCCTCACCGTCGGCGTGCAGCTCGATGTCGGCTCGCGTATCCCGATCGCGACGACCGCGATGGGCCGCGCCTATTTCTGGGCGTTGCCGCCCGAGGAACGCGCGCAATTGCTGCGTGAGTTCCGTGAACATTACGGCAGCCGCTGGTCGAAGATGCGCGACGGACTCGAGCGTTCCGGCGAAATGGTCGCACGTTACGGATTTGTCATTTCCGCAGGAGAGTGGCAGGACGACGTCCACGCCGTCGGCGTCGCGCTCAAACTGAATGATGGCACCGGACCTTACGCTTTCAATTGCGGTGCGCCGGCGTTTCGCTTTACCGAAGAGCGATTGCGCACCGACATTGGACCTCGCTTGTTGGCGATGGTAAGGAACATCGAAGCGGCACTGGGCGGCACGTCTGCGCCACCTGCCAGCAAAATCGCATCCAAAAAAATCAAACCGGGAGGCAAAGTTGCTCGTGTGGTCGATGGGATCAGATAA
- a CDS encoding ABC transporter substrate-binding protein — translation MTSRTSLRFAALSTAAVVLTFSGSAFAQKKYDTGATDTEIKIGNIIPYSGPASAYGIIGKMEEAYFKMINDQGGINGRKINFITYDDAYSPPKAVEQARKLVESDEVLFIFGPLGTPSNTAIQKYMNAKKVPQLFVATGATKFGEHKTFPWTMGWQPAYQSEGQIFGKYILTEKPAGKIGVLYQNDDLGKDLLKGLKDGLGDKASMIVMEESYEVSEPTIENHLVKLKASGADVLVSISTPKFAAQAIKKVGELNWKPMFFQSNVGSSVASVMRPAGIDNSQGVMSLAYAKDGSDPQWDNDEGMKKYRDFVAKYAPFANLADSSAVYGYGQAQTVVQVLKQAGDDLTRANIMKQAASLKDYATDTMLPGVKLNTSATDYYPIEQLRMMRFTGEKWDVFGPPIESHLGN, via the coding sequence GTGACTTCCAGAACTAGCCTGCGCTTCGCTGCCCTTTCCACCGCTGCCGTCGTTCTCACTTTCTCCGGCAGCGCTTTTGCCCAGAAGAAGTACGACACCGGCGCCACCGACACCGAGATCAAGATCGGCAACATCATTCCCTATAGCGGCCCGGCCTCGGCCTACGGCATCATCGGGAAGATGGAAGAAGCCTATTTCAAGATGATCAACGATCAGGGCGGCATCAACGGCCGCAAGATCAACTTCATCACTTATGACGACGCCTACTCGCCGCCGAAGGCCGTCGAACAGGCCCGCAAGCTGGTGGAATCGGACGAGGTGCTGTTCATCTTCGGGCCGCTCGGCACGCCGTCGAACACCGCGATCCAGAAGTACATGAACGCCAAGAAGGTGCCGCAGCTGTTCGTGGCCACCGGCGCCACCAAGTTCGGTGAGCACAAGACGTTCCCCTGGACGATGGGCTGGCAGCCCGCCTACCAGAGCGAAGGCCAGATCTTCGGCAAATACATCCTGACGGAAAAGCCGGCCGGCAAGATCGGCGTGCTGTACCAGAACGACGACCTCGGCAAGGATCTGCTGAAGGGCCTGAAGGACGGCCTCGGCGACAAGGCGTCGATGATCGTGATGGAGGAAAGCTACGAAGTCTCCGAGCCGACCATCGAGAACCATCTCGTCAAGCTGAAGGCGAGCGGAGCGGACGTGCTGGTCAGCATCTCGACGCCCAAGTTCGCCGCGCAGGCGATCAAGAAGGTCGGCGAGCTCAACTGGAAGCCGATGTTCTTCCAGAGCAATGTCGGCTCCTCGGTCGCCTCGGTGATGCGTCCCGCCGGTATCGACAACTCGCAGGGCGTGATGTCGCTGGCCTATGCAAAGGACGGTTCCGATCCGCAGTGGGACAACGACGAAGGCATGAAGAAGTATCGCGACTTCGTCGCCAAATACGCGCCCTTCGCCAACCTGGCCGACTCGTCCGCCGTTTATGGCTACGGCCAGGCACAGACCGTGGTGCAGGTGTTGAAGCAGGCCGGCGACGACCTGACCCGCGCCAACATCATGAAGCAGGCCGCTTCGCTGAAGGACTATGCGACGGACACCATGCTGCCCGGCGTCAAGCTCAACACCTCGGCGACCGATTACTATCCGATCGAGCAGCTTCGCATGATGCGCTTCACCGGCGAGAAGTGGGACGTGTTCGGTCCGCCGATCGAAAGCCATCTGGGCAACTAA
- a CDS encoding branched-chain amino acid ABC transporter permease, with protein MELFTNQVLAGIATGAIYACMALAVVMIYQAIDHLNFAQGEMAMFSTFLAWQMMQWGVPYWGAFVLTLVFSFLGGILIERLLFKPLAKAPVLTHVAGFIALFAIINSVAGLLWDFTIKQFPSPFGSSPFLGSQLISTHQAGMIGVTLVLLILLFGFFRYTRVGLAMRAAASMPESARLVGINTGWMIALGWGMAAAIGSIAGMLIAPVVFLEPNMMGGVLIYGFAAAVVGGLSSPLGAVCGGFLVGVFENLVGTYIPGVGNELKLPIALALIITVLVVKPNGLFGRAIVKRV; from the coding sequence ATGGAGCTCTTTACCAATCAAGTCCTGGCTGGCATCGCCACCGGCGCGATCTACGCCTGCATGGCGCTCGCCGTGGTGATGATCTATCAGGCGATCGATCATCTGAATTTCGCACAAGGCGAAATGGCGATGTTCTCGACATTTTTGGCCTGGCAGATGATGCAGTGGGGCGTGCCGTATTGGGGCGCCTTCGTGCTGACGCTGGTGTTCTCGTTCCTCGGCGGCATCCTGATCGAGCGGCTGCTGTTCAAGCCGCTGGCCAAGGCGCCGGTGCTGACCCATGTCGCTGGCTTCATCGCGCTGTTCGCGATCATCAACAGCGTTGCCGGCCTGCTGTGGGATTTCACCATCAAGCAGTTCCCGTCGCCGTTCGGCTCCTCGCCGTTCCTCGGCAGCCAGCTGATCTCGACGCATCAGGCCGGCATGATCGGCGTCACTCTGGTGCTCTTGATCCTGCTGTTCGGCTTCTTCCGCTACACCCGCGTCGGTCTCGCCATGCGGGCGGCGGCATCAATGCCTGAATCGGCGCGGCTGGTCGGCATCAACACCGGCTGGATGATCGCGCTCGGCTGGGGCATGGCGGCCGCGATCGGTTCGATCGCCGGCATGCTGATCGCCCCCGTGGTGTTCCTCGAGCCCAACATGATGGGCGGCGTGCTGATCTACGGCTTTGCCGCAGCGGTGGTCGGCGGTCTGTCCAGCCCGCTCGGCGCGGTATGCGGCGGCTTCCTGGTCGGCGTCTTCGAGAACCTGGTCGGCACCTATATTCCCGGCGTCGGCAACGAATTGAAACTGCCTATCGCGCTGGCGCTGATCATCACCGTGCTGGTCGTCAAACCCAATGGCCTGTTCGGCCGTGCCATCGTGAAGCGAGTTTGA
- the pimA gene encoding dicarboxylate--CoA ligase PimA: MTYPGEKFYPDDVRWDAPIARGTLPDLLSKAAADFGDRPAIEFRDRSLSFNELDEKAATAAAAFLRAGFGRDTSIGLFLGNTPDHPVHFFGGLKAGARLVHLSPLDGERALSHKLSDSGARVLVTSNLSSLLPMALKFLDNGLLDLLIVCEDDDWGDVGNPQIPLPDDARIMTFKRFTEGAAPPSQWPAISPDDVALLQYTGGTTGLPKGAMLSHGNLTSAVSIYTIWGEAARAERNTIERVICVLPLFHIYALTVILLQRIHVGDTISLHQRFDTGRVLGDIEKNRATVFPGVPTMWIAIAADPSLETRDLSSLVSAGSGGAPLPVEVARLFEAKTGLKLKSGWGMTETCSPGTAHPAVGPDKPGSIGLMMPGVELDIVSLDDPSRVLPTGQSGEIRIKGPNVTKGYWNRAQESADSFVGEHFLTGDIGYMDDDGYFYIVDRKKDMIISGGFNVYPQMIEQAIYEHPAVHEVIVIGVPDQYRGEGAKAFIKLRHGAEPFSLDDLRDFLSGKLGKHELPVAVDFVDDLPRTAVGKLSRHALRALHPSPTLDQRQTATGGRP, from the coding sequence ATGACCTATCCCGGCGAAAAATTCTATCCCGACGACGTGCGCTGGGATGCGCCGATCGCGCGTGGCACGCTGCCCGATCTGCTGTCGAAAGCGGCAGCCGATTTCGGCGACCGTCCCGCAATCGAATTCCGCGACCGATCGCTCAGTTTCAACGAACTCGACGAGAAGGCCGCAACCGCTGCCGCGGCATTCCTTCGTGCCGGCTTCGGTCGCGACACGTCGATCGGTCTGTTCCTCGGCAATACGCCGGATCACCCCGTCCACTTCTTCGGCGGGCTGAAGGCCGGCGCGCGCCTCGTGCATCTCAGCCCGCTCGACGGGGAACGCGCGCTGTCGCACAAGCTCAGTGACTCCGGCGCTCGCGTGCTGGTCACCAGCAACCTGTCCTCGCTGCTGCCGATGGCGCTCAAATTTCTCGACAACGGCCTGCTCGACCTCCTGATCGTCTGCGAGGACGATGACTGGGGCGACGTCGGCAATCCGCAGATACCGCTGCCGGATGATGCCCGCATCATGACCTTCAAGCGCTTCACCGAAGGCGCTGCGCCGCCGTCGCAATGGCCGGCGATTTCGCCGGATGATGTGGCCTTGCTGCAATATACCGGCGGCACCACGGGGCTGCCGAAGGGCGCCATGCTGAGCCACGGCAATCTCACCTCAGCGGTGTCGATCTACACCATCTGGGGCGAAGCAGCGCGTGCCGAGCGCAACACGATCGAGCGCGTGATCTGTGTGTTGCCGCTGTTCCATATCTACGCGCTGACCGTGATCCTGCTGCAGCGGATCCATGTCGGCGACACCATCTCGCTGCACCAGCGCTTCGACACCGGCCGCGTGCTCGGCGACATCGAGAAGAACCGCGCCACGGTATTTCCCGGCGTGCCGACGATGTGGATCGCGATCGCCGCCGATCCGTCGCTGGAAACGCGTGACCTGTCGTCGCTGGTATCGGCCGGATCGGGCGGCGCACCGCTGCCGGTCGAGGTCGCGCGATTGTTCGAGGCCAAGACCGGGCTCAAGCTGAAGAGCGGCTGGGGCATGACCGAGACCTGTTCGCCGGGCACCGCGCATCCCGCCGTTGGTCCCGATAAGCCGGGCTCGATCGGGCTGATGATGCCGGGCGTCGAGCTCGATATCGTCTCGCTGGACGATCCGTCGCGGGTGCTGCCGACCGGCCAGAGCGGCGAGATCCGGATCAAGGGCCCGAACGTCACCAAAGGCTACTGGAACCGGGCGCAGGAATCCGCTGACTCGTTCGTCGGCGAGCACTTTCTCACCGGCGACATCGGCTACATGGACGATGACGGCTATTTTTATATCGTCGATCGCAAGAAGGACATGATCATCTCGGGCGGCTTCAACGTCTATCCGCAGATGATCGAGCAGGCGATCTATGAGCACCCGGCGGTGCACGAGGTCATCGTGATCGGTGTGCCCGACCAGTATCGCGGCGAGGGCGCGAAAGCCTTCATCAAGCTGCGGCACGGTGCCGAACCGTTCAGCCTCGACGACCTCCGGGATTTCCTGTCCGGCAAGCTCGGCAAGCACGAATTGCCGGTCGCGGTCGATTTCGTCGACGATTTGCCGCGCACCGCCGTCGGAAAACTCTCGCGCCATGCCTTGCGCGCGCTGCATCCATCGCCAACACTCGATCAACGACAAACCGCCACCGGAGGCCGCCCATGA